From the genome of Parazoarcus communis, one region includes:
- a CDS encoding ATP-grasp domain-containing protein, with product MNNHALDVAILTEDRYLKLDTSSWYEAQIATEDGLVAQALAARGLTVGRVSWSDPDFCWGDTRAALFRSTWDYFHRFAEFSPWLDAAAMQTRLLNPAELVRWNLDKRYLRDLSRAGVSVVPTRYADVGEQHSLAAIMDAEAWDEVVFKPVVSGAARLTYRVGRDALDAHEAVFARCLAAEAMMVQRFEPAVLGEGELSLIVIEGRTTHAIRKTAAAGDFRVQDDHGGTVHAHQPRADECAFAEAAVAACPSLPLYARVDFVRAGDGGFRLMELELVEPELFFRFHPPAADALADALVQRLKSGD from the coding sequence ATGAACAATCACGCTCTCGACGTGGCGATCCTTACCGAGGACCGCTACCTGAAGCTCGATACATCCAGCTGGTATGAAGCGCAGATCGCGACCGAGGACGGTCTCGTCGCGCAGGCACTCGCCGCACGCGGGCTCACGGTCGGACGCGTGAGCTGGTCCGATCCGGACTTTTGCTGGGGCGACACCCGCGCCGCGCTGTTTCGCAGCACCTGGGACTACTTCCATCGTTTTGCCGAGTTTTCGCCGTGGCTCGACGCCGCTGCGATGCAGACCAGGCTGCTGAACCCGGCGGAACTGGTGCGCTGGAATCTCGACAAGCGCTACCTGCGGGACCTGTCCCGTGCAGGCGTGAGCGTGGTCCCGACCCGCTATGCAGATGTTGGCGAGCAGCACTCGCTTGCGGCGATCATGGACGCAGAAGCCTGGGACGAGGTCGTGTTCAAGCCCGTGGTGTCGGGTGCGGCGCGGCTGACCTATCGTGTCGGTCGCGATGCCCTGGACGCGCATGAAGCGGTGTTTGCACGCTGCCTGGCTGCCGAAGCGATGATGGTGCAGCGCTTTGAGCCTGCCGTGCTGGGCGAGGGCGAACTGTCGCTGATCGTGATCGAGGGACGCACCACCCACGCCATCCGCAAGACGGCCGCAGCAGGAGATTTCAGGGTTCAGGACGATCACGGCGGCACCGTGCACGCGCATCAGCCGCGTGCCGACGAGTGCGCCTTCGCCGAGGCGGCAGTCGCGGCGTGCCCGAGTCTGCCGCTCTATGCGCGAGTGGATTTCGTGCGTGCGGGTGATGGTGGTTTCCGGCTCATGGAGCTTGAGCTGGTCGAGCCTGAGCTGTTCTTCCGCTTCCATCCGCCCGCAGCCGACGCGCTCGCCGACGCGCTGGTGCAGCGCCTGAAGTCAGGGGACTGA
- a CDS encoding ABC transporter substrate-binding protein, translating into MKRSLLLAALLLASHTVMAKDWDQIRFATEGAYPPFNTTAPDGSVQGFDVDIANALCAEMKAKCTWVKQEWDGMIPALMSRKFDAISASMSITEERKKKVDFTDKYYATPLALVAKKGSALKPELDSLKGKRIGVQRGTVADNFAGRFWADHGVDLVRYAKQEEVYLDLGAGRIDATWVDALEADGGFLTKPAGAEYDFAGSQVFGRNAEEKAVIGEGVGIAIRKRDTELRDKLNTALKAIRANGTYDEIRKKYFPHDIYGE; encoded by the coding sequence ATGAAGAGAAGCTTGCTGCTGGCGGCGCTGCTGCTCGCCAGCCACACCGTGATGGCCAAGGACTGGGACCAGATCCGCTTCGCCACCGAGGGCGCCTACCCTCCGTTCAACACCACTGCGCCGGACGGCTCCGTACAAGGCTTTGACGTCGATATCGCCAACGCGTTGTGCGCCGAGATGAAGGCAAAATGCACCTGGGTGAAGCAGGAGTGGGACGGCATGATCCCCGCGCTCATGAGCCGAAAGTTCGATGCGATCTCGGCCTCGATGTCGATCACCGAGGAGCGCAAGAAGAAGGTCGATTTCACCGACAAGTATTACGCCACGCCGCTCGCGCTGGTGGCGAAGAAGGGCTCGGCCCTGAAGCCGGAGCTGGACAGCCTCAAGGGCAAGCGTATCGGTGTGCAGCGCGGCACCGTCGCCGACAACTTCGCCGGACGCTTCTGGGCCGATCACGGCGTGGACCTGGTGCGCTATGCCAAGCAGGAAGAGGTCTACCTCGACCTCGGCGCGGGGCGCATCGATGCGACCTGGGTGGACGCGCTGGAGGCCGACGGGGGCTTCCTCACCAAACCCGCCGGCGCGGAATACGATTTTGCCGGCAGCCAGGTCTTCGGGCGTAACGCCGAGGAGAAGGCGGTCATCGGCGAAGGCGTTGGCATTGCCATCCGCAAGCGCGATACCGAGCTGCGCGACAAGCTCAACACGGCGCTGAAGGCGATCCGGGCCAACGGCACCTACGATGAGATCCGCAAGAAGTATTTCCCGCACGACATCTACGGCGAGTAA
- a CDS encoding ABC transporter permease, with translation MLHGYSSSLLDGAWLTLQVAVLSLALALVLGLAGASAKLSRIRMLRAPAVMYTTVVRGIPDLVMMLLVFYGGQIGINEITDRLGWDYVDVNPFAAGVATLGFIFGAYFTETFRGAFLAVPAGQLEAGYAYGMSRWQVFRRILFPQMLRHALPGLGNNWQVMQKSTALVSIIGLSDLTWLADQAGRSTQQPFLFYAVVCVFYLAMTAASGVLFRSLERRYSVGVRRAAA, from the coding sequence ATGCTGCACGGCTACTCTTCCTCGCTGCTCGATGGTGCCTGGCTGACACTGCAGGTTGCCGTGCTGTCGCTCGCGCTGGCGCTGGTGCTCGGGCTTGCGGGGGCGTCCGCCAAGCTGTCCCGGATCAGGATGCTGCGCGCGCCGGCCGTGATGTACACGACCGTGGTGCGGGGCATTCCCGATCTGGTGATGATGTTGCTGGTGTTCTACGGTGGGCAGATTGGCATCAACGAGATCACCGACCGTCTGGGCTGGGACTACGTTGACGTCAACCCGTTTGCCGCCGGGGTTGCCACCCTAGGCTTCATCTTCGGCGCCTATTTCACCGAGACCTTTCGCGGCGCCTTTCTTGCGGTGCCGGCGGGCCAGCTCGAGGCCGGCTATGCGTACGGGATGAGCCGCTGGCAGGTGTTCAGGCGCATCCTGTTTCCGCAGATGCTGCGCCACGCGCTGCCCGGCCTCGGCAACAACTGGCAGGTCATGCAGAAAAGCACCGCGCTGGTGTCGATCATTGGCCTCTCGGATCTCACCTGGCTCGCCGACCAGGCCGGCCGCAGCACGCAGCAACCCTTCCTGTTCTATGCGGTGGTGTGTGTCTTCTACCTGGCGATGACGGCGGCCTCGGGCGTGCTCTTCCGTTCGCTCGAACGGCGTTACAGCGTTGGCGTGAGGCGGGCGGCGGCATGA
- a CDS encoding ABC transporter permease, which yields MIEWAVITENLPEYGAGLWLTLQLTVLSLVAGLLLAIPLAVLRSSGRSVVSRLVWAYSYFFRGTPMLVQLLLIYYGLGQFEWVQARWAEGNAFWLIFREPYGCALVTFTLNTCAYTTEILAGALRATPHGEIEAAQACGMSRLTMIRRILVPGALRRAIPAYSNEAIFMLHGTAIASTITLVDLTGAARNAYSQHFAPFEAFIFAGVVYMCVTFALVGLFRLAERRWLGHLQPRKAGSVKV from the coding sequence ATGATCGAATGGGCTGTCATCACCGAGAATCTGCCGGAGTACGGCGCGGGCCTGTGGCTCACCCTGCAACTCACGGTGCTCTCGCTCGTGGCCGGCCTGCTGCTGGCCATCCCGCTGGCGGTATTGCGCTCCTCGGGTCGGTCTGTCGTTTCCCGCCTGGTGTGGGCCTACAGCTATTTCTTCCGCGGCACGCCGATGCTGGTGCAGCTCCTGCTGATCTATTACGGCCTCGGCCAGTTCGAATGGGTTCAGGCGCGCTGGGCCGAGGGGAACGCCTTCTGGCTGATATTCCGCGAGCCTTATGGCTGCGCGCTGGTGACATTCACGCTCAACACCTGTGCCTACACCACCGAGATTCTCGCGGGTGCGCTGCGTGCCACCCCGCACGGCGAGATCGAGGCGGCGCAGGCCTGCGGCATGAGCCGGCTGACGATGATTCGCCGCATTCTCGTTCCGGGCGCCTTGCGCCGGGCGATACCGGCCTACAGCAACGAGGCCATCTTCATGCTGCACGGTACGGCCATCGCCTCCACCATCACCCTGGTCGACCTCACGGGTGCGGCGCGCAACGCCTATTCGCAGCACTTCGCCCCCTTCGAGGCCTTCATCTTCGCCGGCGTGGTCTACATGTGCGTGACCTTCGCCCTGGTCGGCCTGTTCCGGCTTGCCGAGCGGCGCTGGCTGGGTCATCTGCAGCCGCGCAAGGCCGGGTCGGTCAAGGTCTGA
- a CDS encoding ABC transporter ATP-binding protein, with the protein MTQLSVEDLHKRYGDHEVLKGVSLDTEAGDVVSIIGSSGSGKSTFLRCINFLEQPDAGRITVGGEEIRLVPDRNGHLKVADARQLQRLRTRLAMVFQHFNLWAHMTVLENVTEAPVHVLGLTRAEARERAEAYLEKVGIARFRDSYPAHLSGGQQQRVAIARALAMEPAVLLFDEPTSALDPELVGEVLKVMRGLAEEGRTMVVVTHEMGFAREVSSKVMFLHQGLAEEYGPPSEVFGNTRSERLRQFLSGNLK; encoded by the coding sequence ATGACCCAGCTTTCGGTCGAAGACCTTCACAAGCGTTACGGCGACCACGAGGTGCTCAAGGGCGTGTCGCTCGACACCGAGGCGGGCGATGTAGTGAGCATCATCGGCTCGTCCGGCTCGGGCAAGAGCACCTTCCTGCGCTGCATCAACTTTCTCGAACAGCCTGACGCCGGGCGCATCACCGTCGGCGGCGAGGAGATCCGTCTGGTGCCGGACCGCAACGGTCACCTCAAGGTGGCTGACGCCAGACAGCTGCAGCGCCTGCGCACGCGGCTGGCGATGGTGTTCCAGCATTTCAACCTGTGGGCGCACATGACGGTGCTCGAGAATGTCACCGAAGCCCCGGTGCATGTCCTCGGCCTCACCCGGGCCGAAGCGCGCGAGCGCGCCGAAGCCTATCTGGAGAAGGTCGGCATTGCCCGCTTCAGGGACAGCTATCCGGCCCATCTGTCGGGCGGTCAGCAGCAACGCGTGGCAATTGCTCGCGCGCTGGCCATGGAGCCCGCCGTGCTGCTGTTTGACGAGCCCACCTCGGCGCTCGATCCCGAGCTGGTGGGCGAGGTGCTCAAGGTCATGCGTGGCCTTGCCGAAGAGGGTCGCACGATGGTGGTGGTGACCCACGAAATGGGCTTTGCTCGCGAGGTTTCGAGCAAGGTGATGTTCCTCCATCAGGGGCTCGCCGAAGAGTACGGTCCGCCGTCCGAGGTGTTCGGCAACACGCGCAGCGAACGCCTGCGTCAGTTCCTGTCGGGCAACCTCAAGTAA
- a CDS encoding DUF2894 domain-containing protein, protein MGDAGQSGTAAGKLPGHVAPDLMIDALRARGAEGFDPVGWRFIEAMARRMANHRGTPRRILERRLTEIVSAFGERFERASMSAQDALTRGKEAFPQDADALQQYADASDFAGLHRALASLQARDIAGPLTALLDHIGAQAAGGQTSDLAPDNPAAASAQGELKSMRYFRSTWSKLSVDKQLSHSLAQAPENAGPLNSHFLVLQSLTLMRDIAPDYLKQFMSYVDALLWLDQADSSRNPAPKGPARGEREKKRKPARGRTA, encoded by the coding sequence ATGGGTGACGCCGGGCAATCCGGTACCGCGGCTGGCAAGCTGCCAGGTCACGTCGCCCCCGACTTGATGATCGACGCCTTGCGTGCGCGCGGCGCGGAGGGCTTCGACCCTGTCGGCTGGCGCTTCATCGAGGCCATGGCGCGACGGATGGCAAACCATCGCGGCACCCCCCGTCGCATCCTTGAGCGCAGGCTGACGGAGATCGTGTCCGCATTCGGCGAACGCTTTGAGCGTGCCAGCATGTCGGCGCAGGACGCCCTCACCCGTGGCAAGGAAGCGTTTCCGCAAGACGCCGATGCGCTGCAACAGTACGCCGACGCCAGCGACTTCGCGGGCCTGCATCGTGCGCTCGCAAGCCTGCAGGCGAGGGACATCGCGGGGCCGCTGACAGCCCTCCTCGACCATATTGGTGCGCAAGCTGCAGGCGGGCAGACCAGCGACCTCGCGCCTGACAACCCGGCAGCGGCCAGCGCGCAAGGCGAACTGAAGTCGATGCGCTACTTCCGCAGCACCTGGTCGAAACTCAGCGTCGACAAGCAACTGTCGCACTCGCTGGCGCAGGCGCCCGAGAACGCCGGCCCGCTGAACTCGCACTTCCTCGTGCTGCAGTCACTGACCCTGATGCGTGACATCGCACCGGACTACCTCAAGCAGTTCATGTCCTACGTCGACGCCCTGCTCTGGCTCGATCAGGCGGACAGCAGCCGCAACCCGGCGCCCAAGGGCCCTGCCCGTGGCGAACGTGAGAAGAAGCGCAAACCTGCCCGCGGCAGGACAGCCTGA
- a CDS encoding OmpA family protein: MDDIDAGIEQSAPVWAVFGDLMSGLLGAFVLILVGVLGVQLELMSSLETEVQKRQIEEQRREALEQALAVPLAAGRVTLNNGRIGISGSVLFALNSDELQPEGRQLLKSLAPPLAAYLGVRDEMLMVSGFTDDQPVRESNRQFADNLELSAQRALTVTRALIEEGLPSSAIFAAAFGPEQPVASNADPEGRSQNRRVEMAPVPKSAKERTAGSTAPNG, from the coding sequence ATGGACGATATCGACGCCGGCATCGAGCAGTCCGCGCCGGTCTGGGCTGTCTTCGGCGACCTGATGTCGGGTCTGTTGGGTGCCTTCGTGCTGATCCTGGTCGGGGTGCTCGGCGTGCAGCTTGAGCTGATGAGCAGCCTGGAAACCGAAGTGCAGAAGCGCCAGATCGAAGAGCAGCGCCGCGAAGCGCTGGAACAGGCGCTGGCCGTCCCGCTCGCTGCCGGCCGGGTCACCCTCAACAACGGACGCATCGGTATCAGTGGCAGTGTGCTGTTTGCGCTGAACTCCGATGAACTGCAGCCGGAAGGACGCCAGCTGCTCAAGAGTCTCGCGCCCCCGCTTGCGGCCTACCTCGGTGTCCGCGACGAAATGCTGATGGTGAGCGGCTTCACCGACGACCAACCGGTGCGCGAGAGCAATCGCCAGTTTGCAGACAATCTGGAGCTCTCGGCCCAGCGCGCGCTGACCGTGACGCGCGCGCTGATCGAAGAAGGACTTCCGTCCTCGGCGATCTTCGCCGCGGCCTTCGGCCCGGAGCAGCCGGTGGCCTCCAACGCCGACCCCGAGGGTCGCTCGCAAAACAGGCGGGTGGAGATGGCGCCGGTGCCGAAGTCGGCAAAGGAACGCACCGCGGGGAGCACGGCACCCAATGGGTGA
- a CDS encoding DUF802 domain-containing protein, translating to MNRTICVAAFVVGLLAVSWVGAGYIGSSPLALTMTALIGVVYAIGALELFRFHRATTALTQALNAIPGDLSHPDEWIGRLPAALRNPVRLRIEGERAGMPGPAIAPYLVGLLVLLGMLGTFLGMVVTLNGAVIALESTTDLHTIRSALAAPVKGLGIAFGTSVAGVAASAMLGLISALCRRARLNAAQLLDTRIATVLRGFSLTHQRQETFKAMQRQAEVLPELVDKLQAMMTQMERNSSASNERLLAEQTRFHSETKGLYTDLAASVDTSLKHSLTESARLAGETIQPVVTATMDGIARETSALQERVAEAVRTQLEGISARFDTTVSTVTDTWTAALAQHERSNERFSASLQQALTAYTDTFAQRSGAMLESVEQVHAGLRSELATTTAAMAQETGALHARLATAVETQLDGLSSRFDATVTTVADTWTTALSRHEDASEKLTATMHTALEAFAETFASRSATLLASLGESASALQAELAAKDDARLAAQTRAMEAMTAALQQEWRQAGERTLAQQEQICTTLGETARDISAEAKAQATGTIDEVARLMHTAAEAPRVAAEVIGELRQELSASMARDNALLAERSRIMETLGGLLDAINHASTEQRTAIDALVGTSATMLERVGARLTESIETESAKMGEVASQITGGAVEVASLSEAFGLAVQLFSESNDKLMTTLQRIEGSLNKSVARSDEQLAYYVAQAREIIDLSIMSQKQIVDDLQQLSGRQPSLAAEG from the coding sequence ATGAATAGAACCATCTGCGTGGCGGCCTTTGTCGTGGGCCTGCTCGCCGTGTCCTGGGTCGGTGCCGGTTACATCGGCTCCAGTCCCCTGGCGCTGACCATGACGGCCCTGATTGGTGTTGTCTACGCGATTGGCGCTCTGGAGCTGTTTCGCTTCCATCGCGCCACGACCGCGCTGACACAGGCATTGAACGCCATTCCCGGGGACCTCTCGCATCCCGATGAATGGATCGGCCGCCTGCCTGCCGCCCTGCGCAATCCGGTGCGCCTGCGCATCGAAGGTGAGCGCGCCGGCATGCCCGGCCCGGCCATCGCCCCCTATCTGGTGGGCCTGCTCGTCCTGCTGGGCATGCTCGGTACCTTTCTCGGCATGGTGGTCACCCTCAATGGCGCGGTGATCGCACTCGAAAGCACGACCGACCTGCACACCATCCGCAGCGCCCTCGCCGCGCCGGTCAAGGGGCTCGGCATCGCGTTCGGCACCTCGGTTGCCGGTGTCGCGGCGTCGGCCATGCTGGGCCTGATCTCCGCGCTGTGCCGGCGCGCGCGCCTGAACGCGGCGCAACTGCTCGACACCCGCATTGCCACCGTCCTGCGCGGTTTCTCCCTTACCCACCAGCGTCAGGAAACCTTCAAGGCCATGCAACGCCAGGCCGAGGTTCTGCCTGAGCTTGTAGACAAGCTGCAGGCGATGATGACGCAGATGGAGCGCAACAGCAGCGCGTCGAACGAACGTCTGCTCGCCGAGCAGACCCGTTTCCACAGCGAGACCAAGGGCCTGTACACGGACCTGGCCGCATCGGTCGATACCTCGCTCAAGCACAGCCTGACCGAAAGCGCCCGGCTTGCAGGCGAGACCATCCAGCCGGTCGTCACCGCAACGATGGACGGCATCGCGCGCGAAACGAGCGCGCTGCAGGAACGCGTAGCCGAAGCGGTCAGGACGCAGCTGGAGGGCATTTCAGCGCGTTTCGACACCACGGTGAGCACTGTGACCGATACCTGGACGGCGGCACTGGCCCAGCATGAACGCAGCAACGAGCGCTTCAGCGCCAGCCTGCAACAGGCGCTGACAGCCTATACCGACACCTTCGCACAGCGCTCGGGCGCCATGCTCGAGTCGGTGGAACAGGTCCACGCCGGCCTGCGCAGCGAACTCGCCACCACGACGGCCGCGATGGCACAGGAAACAGGCGCCCTGCACGCCCGACTGGCAACCGCAGTCGAGACCCAGCTCGACGGACTCTCGAGCCGGTTCGACGCCACCGTGACGACCGTGGCCGACACCTGGACGACGGCACTCTCTCGCCATGAAGACGCCAGCGAGAAGCTCACCGCAACAATGCACACCGCGCTGGAAGCCTTCGCCGAAACCTTCGCCAGTCGCTCGGCCACCCTGCTCGCCTCTCTCGGTGAAAGCGCCTCGGCGCTGCAGGCAGAGCTGGCCGCAAAAGACGATGCCCGGCTGGCAGCACAGACCCGCGCGATGGAGGCCATGACGGCCGCGCTGCAGCAGGAATGGCGGCAGGCAGGCGAGCGGACACTCGCCCAGCAGGAACAGATCTGCACCACCCTGGGCGAAACCGCCCGCGACATCAGCGCCGAAGCAAAAGCGCAGGCGACGGGCACCATCGATGAAGTCGCGCGCCTGATGCATACCGCGGCGGAGGCGCCGCGCGTCGCCGCCGAAGTCATCGGCGAACTGCGCCAGGAGCTCTCCGCCAGCATGGCGCGCGACAACGCGCTGCTGGCCGAACGCAGCCGCATCATGGAAACCCTGGGCGGCCTGCTCGACGCCATCAACCACGCCTCCACCGAACAGCGCACCGCGATCGACGCCCTGGTGGGCACCTCCGCCACCATGCTGGAGCGCGTCGGCGCCCGGCTCACCGAAAGCATCGAGACGGAGTCGGCGAAGATGGGCGAGGTGGCCAGCCAGATCACCGGCGGTGCGGTCGAGGTCGCGAGCCTGAGCGAAGCCTTCGGGCTCGCCGTCCAGCTGTTCAGCGAATCCAACGACAAGCTGATGACGACGCTGCAGCGCATCGAGGGCTCGCTCAACAAGTCCGTGGCCCGAAGCGACGAGCAGCTTGCCTATTACGTCGCCCAGGCGCGGGAGATCATCGATCTGAGCATCATGTCGCAGAAGCAGATCGTCGACGACCTGCAACAGCTGTCCGGCAGGCAGCCCTCGCTCGCGGCAGAGGGCTGA
- a CDS encoding DUF3348 domain-containing protein, whose protein sequence is MTQALPRTSFTRSGLVRALADLAAEDVPESRQSFAERVGQWLDFKDALPLYSVLNPGTSGAAVQGSGTAPPEYAALREEFDRVRAALADSIVADGVFRPGKARIELPTPVPNAPVESAAEFSPYRRYYLAHQRDMQAGIAPLRTSARAALSRHSPALQHLAALDAVLDQALATRERTLLSTVSSLLAKRFEHLYAAHQAAQAEAQAEDDPSRWMEPGGWLAVFCREMQAVLLAELDTRLQPVSGLIEALHNEVTG, encoded by the coding sequence ATGACGCAAGCGTTGCCGCGTACAAGTTTCACTCGCTCAGGGCTGGTTCGTGCGCTTGCGGACCTGGCCGCAGAGGACGTTCCGGAGTCCCGGCAGTCCTTCGCCGAACGAGTCGGCCAGTGGCTGGACTTCAAGGACGCGCTTCCCCTGTACTCGGTGCTCAACCCCGGAACATCGGGGGCCGCGGTGCAAGGGTCGGGCACGGCGCCGCCTGAGTATGCCGCGCTGCGGGAGGAGTTCGACCGCGTGCGCGCCGCGCTGGCAGATTCGATTGTCGCCGATGGCGTGTTCAGGCCGGGCAAGGCTCGCATAGAATTGCCGACCCCGGTGCCAAATGCACCGGTGGAAAGCGCGGCCGAGTTTTCGCCCTACAGGCGCTACTACCTCGCGCACCAGCGCGACATGCAGGCAGGCATTGCCCCTTTGCGCACCAGCGCCCGGGCGGCACTGTCGCGCCACTCGCCCGCGCTACAGCACCTTGCCGCACTGGATGCGGTGCTCGACCAGGCGCTGGCGACGCGCGAACGCACCCTGCTGTCGACGGTGTCCTCCCTGCTGGCAAAGCGCTTCGAGCATTTGTATGCGGCCCATCAGGCGGCACAGGCCGAAGCGCAGGCGGAGGACGACCCCTCGCGCTGGATGGAACCCGGCGGGTGGCTTGCGGTGTTCTGCAGGGAAATGCAGGCCGTACTGCTGGCAGAACTGGACACTCGACTGCAGCCGGTTTCCGGCCTGATCGAGGCACTCCATAACGAAGTAACGGGATAG
- a CDS encoding MFS transporter — translation MNKNLWLLAIAQGLFLTNNVVFIAINGLVGLTLAPLAWMATLPVMGYVVGAALSTGLVARSQRRWGRKASFQLGLVVALLTVVLCAVALTMGSFWLLVAGTVIAGYYSANGQLYRFAAAELAPPSFREKAVSLVLAGGLIGAVAGPNLASQTRETMDTPFLGSYLALAVVAVISMAVMSRIRFPAEPVKVAGSDQGRPLREIIRQPVFIVSTIGAALGYGVMNLLMAATPLAMDVCGMPFSDAALVLEWHVIGMFAPGFFTGHLIKRFGVLQIMGVGVLLNAACIAVALSGQDLHQFLIGLFMLGVGWNFLFTGGTTLAMQAYRPEEKDRAQAAINFAVFATMALTSFASGALVTTQGWTLLNVGSLIPVALTGAALVWLALRQRSEARQPA, via the coding sequence ATGAACAAGAATCTCTGGCTGCTGGCCATCGCCCAGGGCCTGTTCCTGACCAACAACGTGGTCTTCATTGCCATCAACGGCCTGGTTGGCCTGACGCTGGCGCCGCTGGCGTGGATGGCGACACTGCCGGTAATGGGCTATGTGGTTGGTGCTGCGCTGTCGACCGGGCTGGTCGCGCGCAGCCAGCGGCGCTGGGGACGCAAGGCATCGTTCCAGCTCGGACTCGTGGTGGCCCTGTTAACCGTGGTGCTGTGCGCCGTGGCCTTGACCATGGGCAGTTTCTGGCTGCTGGTGGCGGGAACGGTGATTGCCGGCTATTACAGCGCCAATGGCCAGCTCTACCGCTTTGCCGCCGCCGAACTGGCGCCGCCGTCGTTTCGCGAGAAAGCCGTGTCGCTCGTGCTGGCAGGCGGGCTGATCGGTGCGGTGGCCGGACCCAATCTGGCCAGTCAGACACGTGAAACCATGGACACGCCTTTTCTCGGCTCCTACCTCGCGCTGGCGGTTGTCGCGGTGATCTCCATGGCGGTGATGTCCCGAATCCGGTTTCCGGCAGAGCCGGTGAAGGTCGCCGGCAGCGACCAGGGGCGTCCGCTGCGCGAGATCATCCGCCAGCCGGTGTTCATCGTATCGACGATCGGCGCAGCGCTCGGATATGGGGTGATGAACCTGCTGATGGCGGCGACGCCGCTGGCCATGGACGTGTGCGGCATGCCATTCTCGGATGCCGCACTGGTGCTGGAATGGCACGTCATCGGCATGTTCGCCCCCGGCTTTTTCACCGGCCACCTGATCAAGCGCTTTGGCGTGCTGCAGATCATGGGGGTGGGCGTGCTGCTCAATGCGGCATGTATCGCCGTCGCACTGTCCGGCCAGGATCTGCATCAGTTCCTCATCGGCCTTTTCATGCTCGGCGTGGGCTGGAACTTCCTGTTTACAGGCGGCACGACCCTGGCAATGCAGGCCTACCGCCCCGAGGAAAAAGACCGCGCACAGGCCGCGATCAACTTTGCCGTGTTCGCCACGATGGCGCTGACCTCCTTCGCCTCGGGCGCGCTGGTCACCACCCAGGGCTGGACCCTGCTGAACGTCGGCTCGCTGATTCCGGTGGCACTGACCGGCGCAGCCCTGGTATGGCTGGCACTGCGCCAGCGCAGCGAGGCACGACAGCCTGCATGA
- a CDS encoding endonuclease/exonuclease/phosphatase family protein, which translates to MMAALLNRLGHGLRASMRMRFDAAAFGLGASSVGALSAPLTRLLSDESGYLAWLVDLIAHWQWLYVVAGGVCAAILLRRRPGVLVLLASGLIGIGWSGATTRADSAMPGSAPALTIATANLKLGQARLDDLAHWIGDLGADLVVLQEVSKESARRIAQWQDYPHQLVTADEGPFGLAILSRTPLTGSEALESLQQPLRYRSFISWQGHRIGISAIHPMPPISPTYHQRRVEMLTEEAQWSQHVSAPSIVAGDLNSTPWSSALAAVEPAGLLRATGLRPTWPAVFPVIPIDHILINDAWQVVESGVGPDIGSDHRPAFAVLSLRAQAIHAE; encoded by the coding sequence ATGATGGCTGCGCTACTGAACAGACTCGGACACGGGCTTCGCGCCAGCATGCGGATGCGATTCGACGCCGCGGCATTCGGACTGGGTGCGAGCAGCGTGGGGGCGTTATCCGCTCCGCTGACCCGATTGCTCTCTGATGAGTCCGGCTACTTGGCATGGCTTGTCGATCTCATTGCCCACTGGCAATGGCTGTATGTCGTCGCGGGAGGCGTTTGTGCGGCCATCCTGCTGCGAAGGCGACCGGGCGTGCTCGTATTGCTGGCGAGCGGACTGATCGGCATTGGATGGTCTGGCGCGACCACACGCGCCGACAGCGCAATGCCCGGCTCAGCTCCGGCCCTGACGATTGCCACCGCAAACCTCAAGCTCGGACAGGCCCGTCTCGATGACCTCGCTCACTGGATCGGCGACCTCGGCGCCGACCTGGTCGTGCTGCAGGAGGTCAGCAAGGAGAGCGCCCGGCGGATCGCTCAATGGCAGGACTACCCGCACCAGCTGGTCACCGCCGACGAGGGTCCGTTCGGCCTCGCCATCCTCTCCCGAACGCCGCTGACGGGCAGCGAGGCGCTGGAATCCCTGCAGCAACCGCTGCGCTATCGCAGCTTCATCTCCTGGCAGGGCCATCGCATCGGAATTTCGGCCATCCATCCCATGCCGCCCATCAGTCCGACCTACCATCAGCGGCGCGTGGAGATGCTGACAGAAGAAGCCCAGTGGTCGCAGCATGTCTCGGCCCCGAGCATTGTCGCAGGCGATCTCAATTCAACGCCGTGGTCCTCTGCATTGGCTGCGGTCGAACCCGCCGGGCTGCTGCGTGCAACAGGGCTGCGGCCAACATGGCCTGCAGTGTTCCCGGTGATCCCGATCGACCACATCCTGATCAACGACGCATGGCAGGTCGTCGAGTCTGGCGTGGGTCCCGACATCGGATCGGACCACCGGCCGGCATTCGCCGTGCTGAGCCTCAGGGCGCAGGCAATACACGCGGAATAG